Proteins from a genomic interval of Oncorhynchus kisutch isolate 150728-3 linkage group LG28, Okis_V2, whole genome shotgun sequence:
- the mis18a gene encoding protein Mis18-alpha gives MSGRRALCKDSNVTYEVTVNDGVYADSTIIKDNSKQGKFVEDDDSDPPVVFFCGSCKLPVGDSLSWAGSEDEKNQILLKRVSDNVLVGKETHFSGTCKKDLGCLKVHLTCRGCSSLLGMVYISTPRKLDHVRSLFCLNVTAIESYVLGSSSQQVAAVSPKQQPVTLEYRQAVERQLDEIKAVTLSMGQRLLVLEGDQSKSQM, from the exons ATGTCGGGGAGAAGAGCACTTTGCAAAGATTCAAACGTGACATATGAAGTCACCGTTAACGATGGAGTTTATGCTGACTCAACCATCATTAAGGACAACTCTAAACAAGGGAAGTTCGTAGAAGACGATGATAGCGACCCACCGGTCGTCTTTTTCTGCGGGAGTTGCAAGTTGCCTGTCGGTGACTCGTTGTCTTGGGCTGGGAGTGAGGACGAAAAAAATCAAATACTCCTGAAAC GTGTCAGTGACAATGTTTTGGTTGGCAAAGAAACTCACTTCTCCGGTACCTGTAAGAAGGATCTAGGCTG CCTGAAAGTCCACCTGACCTGTCGTGGCTGCAGCTCTCTGCTTGGCATGGTCTACATCTCTACACCCAGGAAACTGGACCACGTCAGGTCTCTGTTCTGCCTCAATGTGACTGCCATAGAGAG CTATGTCCTGGGGTCTTCCAGTCAGCAGGTGGCAGCAGTGAGCCCCAAGCAGCAGCCGGTCACTCTGGAGTACAGACAGGCTGTAGAGCGACAGCTGGATGAG aTTAAGGCGGTGACTCTGTCTATGGGGCAGAGGTTGTTGGTGCTGGAGGGTGACCAGAGTAAAAGTCAGATGTGA